In Fusarium falciforme chromosome 10, complete sequence, a single genomic region encodes these proteins:
- a CDS encoding Holocytochrome c-type synthase: MADDNSACPVDHKAREAWLEQARQAEAAKAQAQPAKCPVDHTAQAKPKSWSQTLTSYLPWSSSSPAPPPAHHPPTPHDGLDTDRVISTIPRTSGGPAVCPVDHGKEEPAKPANHEMETGLDPSGNWVYPSEKMFFDAMKRKGYDARVADMKTVVPIHNAVNERAWKEIKEWEAPYLKGTKCDGPKLESFANKMDRMTPTARFNTILGYTAPFDRHDWVIDRCGTRVDYVIDFYAGRPDGKGGPSFYLDVRPKLNTWEGVKMRAMRWAWLA, from the exons ATGGCCGACGACAACTCTGCCTGTCCCGTCGACCACAAGGCCCGCGAGGCCTGGCTCGAACAAGCTCGTCAAGCTGAAGCCGCGAAGGCGCAAGCACAACCTGCAAAGTGCCCCGTCGATCATACAGCGCAGGCGAAGCCCAAGTCGTGGTCTCAAACTCTCACATCATACCTCCCGtggtcctcctcttcgcctGCGCCTCCACCCGCCCATCATCCTCCTACGCCCCACGACGGCCTAGATACCGATCGCGTTATTTCTACGATTCCACGAACGTCTGGTGGTCCTGCTGTGTGTCCGGTGGATCATGGAAAGGAGGAGCCTGCGAAACCTGCGAATCATGAGATGGAGACGGGGTTGGACCCCTCGGGAAACTGGGTATATCCTTCAGAGAAGATGTTTTTCGATGCCATGAAGCGAAAGGGATACGATGCGCGAGTGGCGGATATGAAGACTGTGGTTCCGATTCACAACGCTGTGAATGAGAGAGCATggaaggagatcaaggagtgGGAAGCTCCCTATCTAAAGGGCACCAA ATGCGATGGACCTAAGCTTGAGTCCTTTGCCAACAAGATGGACCGCATGACGCCGACAGCCcgcttcaacaccatcctcggCTACACGGCGCCCTTTGACCGGCACGACTGGGTCATTGACCGCTGTGGCACCCGGGTTGACTATGTGATTGACTTTTACGCCGGGCGGCCAGACGGCAAGGGCGGACCTAGTTTCTACTTGGATGTGCGGCCAAAGCTGAATACGTGGGAGGGCGTCAAGATGCGAGCCATGAGGTGGGCGTGGCTGGCATAG